Proteins encoded together in one Orrella marina window:
- a CDS encoding DSD1 family PLP-dependent enzyme produces the protein MNSLNALQTPAAVVDVQRMQSNIDRMQNQVNRLGARLRPHVKTSKSWPVAQAQIVAGAQGVTVSTLKEAEQFFEAGVIDILYAIAMAPTKLDRAFALCQRGCCLKLVTDSVAGARAIAEYGRAKGHTFEVWIEIDTDGHRSGVAPESDLLLEIARELNRVGARLGGVMTHAGSSYDFDTCEALLQIARQERDLAVRAAHRLRQAGYACAQVSIGSTPTALSYDHLHGVTEVRAGVYVFFDLVMHNVGVCSTGDIALSVLASVIGHQPEKGWLIVDAGWMAMSRDRGTQKQKQDFGYGQVCDLQGNVLPSVLMTGANQEHGIISVSIDEGEAIEQRYPIGTRLRILPNHACATAAQYPAYTAIMADGSVEQWERFYGW, from the coding sequence TATTGACCGGATGCAAAATCAGGTCAACCGACTGGGCGCACGGCTCAGACCGCATGTCAAAACCAGCAAGAGCTGGCCGGTCGCTCAAGCACAGATCGTTGCTGGTGCACAAGGTGTGACTGTTTCGACTCTGAAAGAGGCCGAGCAGTTTTTTGAGGCGGGAGTGATCGACATTCTGTATGCGATAGCGATGGCTCCCACCAAGCTTGATCGTGCTTTTGCGCTCTGTCAGCGAGGATGCTGTCTGAAGCTTGTCACAGACAGTGTGGCAGGCGCCCGAGCGATTGCCGAGTACGGTCGGGCAAAGGGGCATACGTTTGAGGTCTGGATCGAGATTGACACAGATGGGCATCGTTCGGGTGTCGCACCTGAAAGTGACTTGCTGCTCGAGATCGCACGGGAGCTCAACAGGGTGGGTGCGCGTCTGGGCGGCGTGATGACCCACGCGGGCTCCAGTTATGATTTTGATACCTGCGAGGCGCTGCTTCAGATTGCCCGTCAGGAGCGGGACCTCGCCGTGCGCGCGGCGCATAGATTGCGTCAAGCGGGATATGCCTGTGCGCAAGTCAGCATTGGATCAACACCAACTGCCTTGTCGTACGATCACCTGCATGGCGTGACAGAAGTCCGTGCCGGTGTGTATGTGTTCTTTGATCTGGTGATGCATAACGTCGGTGTCTGTTCGACCGGCGACATCGCGCTGAGTGTGCTCGCCAGCGTGATCGGTCACCAACCGGAGAAAGGCTGGCTCATTGTGGACGCTGGCTGGATGGCTATGAGCCGGGATCGTGGAACTCAGAAGCAGAAGCAGGATTTCGGGTATGGGCAGGTATGTGATCTGCAAGGCAATGTGTTGCCCAGTGTGCTGATGACTGGCGCAAATCAGGAGCATGGCATTATTTCAGTATCCATTGATGAGGGTGAAGCGATCGAACAGCGTTATCCCATCGGGACACGCTTGCGGATACTGCCTAATCACGCCTGCGCGACTGCGGCGCAGTATCCAGCATACACAGCCATCATGGCAGACGGCAGTGTTGAGCAATGGGAGAGGTTTTACGGCTGGTAG